One Pyxicephalus adspersus chromosome 3, UCB_Pads_2.0, whole genome shotgun sequence genomic window carries:
- the HERC3 gene encoding probable E3 ubiquitin-protein ligase HERC3, giving the protein MLCWGHSDFGQLGINCGPLSFILEPIASTFSQARFVKQVACGEKHSIFLLDDGRVFSCGDNSSGQLGHERHDKEPGHVNALASEHIIHVTCGRSYSVALNTHGQIFSWGACSDGQLGHSTTEQCIPVPRLIKKLNQQKILQVSCGNQHCLALSDDGQLFTWGQNSHGQLGLGPGFTYQSSPQRVKSLEGIPLAQVKAGGFHSFALSLSGAVFGWGKNNSGQLGLNDEKVRESPCHVKPLRTQKVVYISCGEEHTAVLTKTGGLFTFGAGGCGQLGHDSFHNEINPRRVLELMGSEVSQIACGRQHTIAFVPSSGLLYAFGCGANGQLGTGHRNNVICPTMVKGRWSTHCTKIPPTIDPSSYNIIKQIFCGWDKTFVLCSKSGNPEPAEDFRACQNKIYTSCINDETIDDWGQKVIENSNSNTMNGIVQTLSSSACWNGSFLEKKNDEHFKTSPRIPGIDMVSIQVLFEKLMNSQHSRLLEQILKGFESFLIPQLSSSPPDVEAMRIYLILPEFPLLQDSKYYITLTLPLAMAILRLDTNPSKVLDNWWSQVCPNYFFRLIDLYKGAVVYLLNGRKTLLIPVLFTSYITAALRLLEKLHKVNVKVQHVEHDKFYIPEISSLVDIQEDYLMWFLNQAGLKVRASIMQDSVTLCSYPFVFDAPAKTKMLQTDAELQMQVAVNGANLQNVFTLLSLEPTLARNPFLVLHVRRASLVADALRELSIHSDVDLKKPLKVIFDGEEAVDDGGVSKEFFLLLLKELLNPIYGMFTVYPESNLLWFSDICFVEHNWFHLIGIMCGLAIYNFTVVDLHFPLVLYKKLLNVPANLEDLKELSPTEGRSLQQLLDYPGEDVEETFCLNFTICRESYGLTEMKPLVPGGDKITVKEDNRQEFVDAYVNYVFNQSVQEWYEAFSTGFLKVCGGKVLELFQPSELRAMVVGSSNYNWQELEENAIYKGDYSAEHPTMRMFWETFHEFSLEQKKKFLLFLTGSDRIPIYGMSSLHIIIQSTSSSEDYLPVAHTCYNLLDLPKYSNKETLRKRLNQAIDHYEGFSLA; this is encoded by the exons ATGTTATGCTGGGGGCATTCTGATTTTGGACAACTTGGAATAAACTGTGGGCCCTTAAGTTTTATCCTAGAGCCTATTGCCTCTACTTTTTCTCAGGCCAGGTTTGTGAAACAGGTGGCCTGTGGGGAAAAGCATTCTATCTTCCTGCTAGATGATGGCCGAGTCTTTAGCTGTGGGGATAACAGCTCTGGCCAGCTTGGACATGAGCGTCACGATAAGGAGCCAG gacaTGTGAATGCATTGGCAAGTGAACATATAATCCATGTGACATGCGGCCGATCCTATAGTGTGGCACTCAATACCCACGGACAGATCTTCTCATGGGGTGCTTGTAGTGATGGACAGTTGGGGCACTCCACCACTGAACAGTGTATTCCAGTGCCAAG GTTGATTAAGAAGTTGAATCAGCAGAAGATACTACAGGTTTCTTGTGGCAACCAGCACTGCTTGGCTCTTTCAGATG atggcCAGTTGTTTACATGGGGACAGAACAGTCATGGTCAGCTGGGTCTTGGCCCAGGATTCACCTATCAGTCCAGTCCACAGCGAGTGAAGTCCTTGGAAGGAATACCCCTGGCTCAGGTGAAGGCAGGAGGCTTCCACAGCTTTGCCTTGTCCCTTTCTGGAGCAGTGTTTGGCTGGGGAAAGAACAACTCAGGGCAGCTTGGTCTAAATGATGAGAAAG TCCGTGAATCACCATGCCATGTAAAGCCTTTACGCACCCAAAAAGTTGTGTATATCAGCTGTGGGGAAGAGCATACAGCTGTCCTAACAAAG ACTGGTGGACTTTTTACTTTTGGAGCTGGAGGCTGTGGGCAGCTAGGACATGATTCTTTCCATAATGAGATCAATCCCCGGCGTGTACTGGAACTGATGGGCAGTGAAGTATCTCAGATTGCATGTGGCAG ACAGCACACCATTGCCTTTGTGCCTTCTTCTGGACTCCTCTATGCATTTGGATGTGGTGCAAACGGTCAGCTTGGCACTGGACACAGAAATAATGTAATCTGTCCCACTATGGTTAAAGGGAGGTGGTCCACTCACTGCACGAAAATCCCACCTACCATTG ATCCTTCTTCATATAATATCATCAAGCAGATTTTCTGTGGATGGGACAAAACATTTGTACTCTGCTCAAAGTCAGGG AACCCTGAGCCCGCTGAGGACTTTCGTGCTTGCCAGAACAAAATTTATACCAGCTGCATAAATGATGAAACCATCGATGACTGGGgacagaaagtaatagaaaatagTAATTCCAACACAATGAA TGGCATAGTACAAACACTTTCCTCCTCTGCCTGCTGGAATGGAAGCTTCCTGGAAAAGAA AAATGATGAGCATTTTAAAACAAGTCCGAGGATTCCAGGAATAGATATGGTGTCCATTCAAGTCCTGTTTGAAAAGCTGATGAACTCCCAGCATTCAAGGCTACTAGAGCAG attctTAAGGGCTTTGAAAGTTTTTTGATCCCGCAGCTATCCAGCTCTCCACCAGATGTAGAAGCAATGCGTATTTACCTCATACTCCCAGAATTCCCTTTGCTGCAAGACTCAAAGTACTACATAACACTGACTCTGCCATTAGCCATGGCAATCTTAAGGCTGGATACCAACCCAAGCAAAGTGCTGG atAATTGGTGGTCTCAGGTTTGCCCAAACTACTTTTTCAGATTAATCGACCTTTATAAAGGAGCGGTGGTCTATCTTCTGAATGGACGAAAGACTTTGCTGATCCCTGTGCTGTTCACCAGCTATATCACAGCTGCTCTCAGGCTCCTGGAAAAGCTACACAAG GTAAATGTGAAGGTGCAGCATGTGGAGCATGATAAATTCTATATCCCAGAGATATCGAGCCTGGTGGACATCCAAGAAGATTACCTCATGTGGTTCCTGAACCAAGCAGGATTG AAGGTGCGTGCTTCCATTATGCAG GATTCAGTGACGCTCTGTTCTTATCCATTTGTGTTTGATGCTCCAGCCAAGACCAAAATGTTACAGACCGACGCGGAACTACAGATGCAG gtGGCGGTGAATGGCGCTAATCTACAAAATGTGTTCACACTGCTGTCTCTGGAGCCCACTCTGGCCAGGAACCCTTTCCTGGTCCTCCATGTAAGAAGGGCCAGCTTGGTGGCAGATGCCCTGAGGGAGCTGAGTATCCACTCTGATGTAGATTTGAAGAAGCCTTTGAAG GTGATATTTGATGGTGAAGAGGCCGTGGATGATGGAGGCGTTAGTAAAGAATTCTTTCTTTTGCTTCTCAAAGAACTCCTGAACCCCATCTACGGAATGTTTACAGTCTACCCAGAATCCAACCTGCTCTGGTTTTCAGACATA TGTTTTGTAGAACATAACTGGTTCCATCTGATCGGCATCATGTGTGGTTTAGCCATCTATAACTTCACAGTGGTTGATCTTCATTTCCCATTAGTGCTGTATAAGAAGCTCCTGAATGTTCCAGCAAACTTAGAGGACCTCAAGGAGTTGTCACCCACAGAAGGAAG GAGCCTACAACAACTTCTAGACTATCCAGGAGAAGATGTTGAGGAAACTTTCTGCCTTAATTTTACA atATGTCGGGAAAGTTACGGCCTGACTGAAATGAAACCTCTGGTGCCTGGAGGAGACAAAATCACTGTAAAGGAAGACAACAG gcaGGAGTTTGTTGACGCTTATGTCAACTATGTATTTAACCAGTCAGTGCAGGAATGGTATGAGGCATTCTCTACGGGATTCCTTAAAGTCTGCGGTGGGAAAGTGCTGGAGCTGTTCCAGCCATCTGAACTGAGAGCCATGGTTGTTGGGAGCAGCAACTACAACTGGCAGGAACTAGAAGAG aatgcCATCTACAAGGGGGACTACTCCGCAGAGCACCCAACGATGAGGATGTTCTGGGAAACATTCCATGAATTCTCCCTGGAGCAGAAGAAAAAGTTTCTGT TGTTTCTCACCGGCAGTGACCGTATCCCTATCTATGGCATGTCCAGCCTCCATATCATTATCCAGTCCACATCCAGCAGTGAGGACTACCTACCTGTGGCACACACATGCTACAACCTGCTGGACCTACCCAAGTACAGCAACAAGGAAACCCTCAGGAAAAGACTCAATCAAGCCATAGATCATTATGAGGGCTTCAGCCTAGCTTAA